A portion of the Achromobacter sp. MFA1 R4 genome contains these proteins:
- a CDS encoding polysaccharide deacetylase family protein: protein MCLALSASAVGAAPPPATCDKPVYLTFDTGHMGVAPLIADVLKRHQVKVTFFLANERTLTDGASLDDVWAPWWKARAAEGHAFASHTYDHVYWQGDLPGGKFRVKPSAGPDAGKRAEWTAEQYCAEIKRPVARFHQMTGKDMLPLYRAPGGKTSPALLKAAKACGFEHVGWSPAGFLGDELPSDKYPNAKLLDQALRTIKPGDILLAHLGIWSRQDPWAPAVLEPLIEGLQRKGYCFATLNTHPAYRDWIATHH, encoded by the coding sequence CTGTGCCTTGCGCTGTCGGCCTCGGCCGTTGGCGCGGCCCCGCCGCCCGCCACCTGCGACAAGCCGGTGTACCTGACTTTCGACACCGGCCACATGGGCGTGGCGCCGCTGATCGCCGACGTGCTGAAGCGCCATCAGGTCAAGGTCACCTTCTTCCTGGCCAACGAACGCACGCTGACCGACGGCGCCAGCCTGGACGACGTGTGGGCGCCCTGGTGGAAGGCGCGTGCCGCCGAAGGCCACGCCTTTGCCTCGCACACCTACGACCACGTCTACTGGCAGGGCGACCTGCCGGGCGGCAAGTTCCGCGTCAAGCCCAGCGCCGGCCCGGACGCCGGCAAGCGCGCCGAATGGACGGCCGAGCAGTACTGCGCCGAGATCAAGCGTCCGGTGGCCCGGTTCCACCAGATGACGGGCAAGGACATGCTGCCGCTGTACCGCGCCCCGGGCGGCAAGACCTCGCCCGCGCTGCTCAAGGCGGCCAAGGCCTGCGGCTTCGAGCACGTGGGCTGGTCCCCGGCCGGGTTCCTGGGCGACGAGCTGCCCAGCGACAAATACCCCAACGCCAAACTGCTGGACCAGGCGCTGCGCACCATCAAGCCCGGCGACATCCTGCTGGCCCACCTGGGCATCTGGTCGCGCCAGGATCCCTGGGCGCCCGCCGTGCTGGAACCGCTGATTGAAGGTTTGCAGCGCAAGGGCTATTGTTTCGCTACCTTGAACACCCATCCGGCCTATCGCGACTGGATCGCCACGCATCACTGA
- a CDS encoding DUF2950 family protein: protein MTIARLRVLCAASALALGVAAPAWSQAVYPSAQAAAQAFTDALALNDVDALRKVLGPNHRQLVPGGVDQEDIYRYLAAWVRKHEIVADDGRSWVAVGDTGWTLPVPLVRAGQGWRFDPVTGKAEIRRRAIDRNELTTIETLQELQAAQTRYRQGVGQGRYAMRLVSRPGERDGLYWPELPDAPPQAFGPDALAMGPDVPADDAYFGYRYKVIPDAAGNAYRIVAWPARYGQTGIGTFVVGPEGGVLERDLGPSSATRAAALREGDLRDGNWVDASGQPMSAK, encoded by the coding sequence ATGACGATTGCTCGTTTGCGCGTGCTGTGCGCCGCGTCGGCGCTGGCGCTCGGTGTCGCGGCCCCGGCCTGGTCGCAGGCCGTCTATCCCAGCGCCCAGGCCGCGGCGCAGGCGTTCACCGACGCGCTGGCCTTGAATGACGTCGATGCCCTGAGAAAGGTGCTGGGGCCGAACCACCGGCAGCTCGTGCCGGGGGGCGTCGACCAGGAAGACATCTACCGCTATCTGGCGGCGTGGGTGCGCAAGCACGAGATCGTCGCCGACGACGGGCGCTCCTGGGTGGCGGTGGGCGATACCGGATGGACGCTGCCGGTGCCGCTGGTGCGCGCCGGCCAGGGATGGCGTTTCGATCCGGTGACGGGCAAGGCGGAGATCCGGCGTCGCGCCATCGACCGCAACGAATTGACCACCATCGAAACCCTGCAGGAACTTCAGGCCGCGCAGACCCGCTATCGGCAGGGCGTCGGGCAGGGACGCTACGCGATGCGGCTGGTCAGCCGGCCCGGCGAACGCGATGGCCTGTACTGGCCCGAGCTGCCCGACGCGCCGCCGCAGGCTTTCGGTCCGGATGCCCTGGCGATGGGGCCGGACGTGCCGGCGGACGATGCCTATTTCGGTTATCGCTACAAGGTCATCCCGGACGCGGCAGGCAACGCGTACCGGATTGTCGCCTGGCCCGCGCGCTACGGCCAGACAGGGATCGGCACCTTCGTGGTCGGCCCCGAAGGCGGCGTGCTGGAACGCGATCTGGGGCCGTCTTCCGCGACGCGCGCCGCGGCCTTGCGAGAGGGCGACCTGCGCGACGGAAACTGGGTCGACGCCAGCGGCCAGCCCATGTCCGCGAAGTAG
- a CDS encoding DUF3300 domain-containing protein: MRRVQTWFIGLICLGLSVCFPALAQTKLSNAQLDQLMAPVALYPDALLSQILMGSTYPDDIAAAAKWSAAHSSQSGDDAVRAVESETWDPSVKSLVAFPSVMDMMGREPAWVKSVGDAFLAQPDAVMDSVQRLRTQAQKAGNLKSTPEQTVKTTTQNEKTVVVIEPADPQVVYVPSYNPTVVYGTWAYPSYPPYYYPPPPGSMFATSLVAGIGFGLGVAAINSMWGDADWGRGDIDIDVDRYNNINVNNRLDRTNVNNNRSTWQHNAANRGNAPYADQASRQRFDSQRQAGLQNRAQAGQGAAAAGSRDAARERAAQSFEGRTGQPIAGHSGNAGARGQQGSRGDGAAGRAQGQGPQGGQGARDRGASVSTQDRQQNRSSGVSTQDRQPDRASSVSTHDRQAAAQRQRADEAAARDRARATNTSNALSGAGDGNRMRQQNQRSDVSRGAAPHRSTGASAPHRGGGAPSRGGGGGGRGGGGRR; this comes from the coding sequence ATGCGGCGAGTGCAAACGTGGTTCATCGGCCTGATCTGCCTGGGGCTGTCCGTCTGTTTTCCCGCCTTGGCGCAGACCAAGCTGAGCAATGCGCAGCTGGACCAGCTGATGGCGCCCGTGGCGCTGTACCCGGATGCGCTGCTGTCGCAGATCCTCATGGGGTCCACCTATCCGGACGACATCGCGGCGGCCGCCAAATGGTCGGCCGCGCACAGCTCGCAGTCCGGCGACGACGCCGTCAGGGCGGTCGAGTCCGAAACCTGGGATCCCAGCGTCAAGTCGCTCGTTGCCTTCCCGTCGGTCATGGACATGATGGGACGCGAACCGGCCTGGGTGAAGTCCGTCGGCGATGCCTTTCTCGCGCAGCCGGACGCCGTCATGGATTCCGTCCAGCGGCTGCGTACGCAGGCCCAGAAGGCTGGCAACCTGAAATCCACGCCCGAGCAGACCGTCAAGACCACCACCCAGAACGAGAAGACCGTCGTGGTGATCGAGCCGGCCGATCCGCAGGTGGTCTACGTGCCCAGCTACAACCCCACGGTGGTCTACGGCACCTGGGCGTATCCCTCGTATCCCCCTTATTACTATCCGCCGCCGCCGGGGTCGATGTTCGCGACGTCGCTGGTCGCCGGCATCGGGTTCGGGTTGGGGGTCGCGGCGATCAATTCGATGTGGGGCGACGCCGATTGGGGACGCGGCGACATCGACATCGACGTGGACCGCTACAACAACATCAACGTCAACAATCGCCTGGACCGCACCAACGTCAACAACAACCGGTCCACGTGGCAGCACAACGCCGCCAATCGCGGCAATGCGCCGTATGCCGACCAGGCCAGCCGCCAGCGGTTCGACAGCCAGCGGCAGGCCGGCTTGCAGAACCGCGCGCAGGCGGGGCAAGGCGCCGCCGCGGCGGGTTCGCGCGATGCGGCGCGCGAGCGCGCCGCGCAGTCTTTCGAAGGGCGCACCGGGCAGCCGATCGCCGGGCACTCCGGCAACGCAGGCGCCCGCGGGCAGCAGGGCAGCCGGGGCGACGGGGCGGCGGGGCGCGCGCAAGGCCAAGGCCCGCAGGGCGGCCAGGGCGCCCGTGACCGCGGCGCTAGCGTGTCCACGCAGGACCGGCAGCAGAACCGGTCTTCCGGCGTTTCGACGCAGGACCGCCAGCCGGACCGCGCCTCCAGCGTATCGACACACGACCGCCAGGCCGCGGCGCAGCGCCAGCGCGCCGACGAGGCCGCCGCGCGCGACCGGGCGCGCGCCACCAACACCAGCAACGCCCTGAGCGGCGCGGGCGACGGCAACCGCATGCGGCAGCAGAACCAGCGCAGTGACGTGAGCCGGGGCGCAGCCCCCCACCGCAGCACCGGCGCCAGCGCGCCGCATCGCGGAGGCGGTGCGCCGAGCCGCGGCGGCGGTGGCGGCGGCCGGGGTGGCGGCGGCCGGAGATAA
- a CDS encoding universal stress protein gives MYRHLLIAVDGSLLSESAFKRALVFAKEMGATLTLLRAIPEDHLLVYQAEMLGSTEGHYTDQARKNAQAYLEGLEAEARHALVPCEAIVTVNDHPHEAIVDTAQKLGCDLIVMGSHGRHGMTGFLLGSETQRVLARTRLPVLVYR, from the coding sequence ATGTACAGGCACTTGCTCATCGCCGTGGACGGTTCGCTGCTGTCGGAATCGGCATTCAAGCGCGCGCTCGTTTTCGCCAAGGAAATGGGCGCCACCCTCACCCTGCTGCGGGCCATCCCGGAAGACCATCTGCTGGTGTATCAAGCCGAGATGCTGGGCTCCACCGAAGGGCATTACACCGACCAGGCCCGCAAGAACGCGCAGGCGTATCTGGAAGGGCTGGAGGCCGAGGCGCGGCACGCGCTCGTGCCCTGCGAGGCCATCGTCACGGTCAACGACCACCCGCACGAGGCCATTGTCGATACGGCGCAAAAGCTGGGATGCGACCTGATCGTGATGGGCTCGCACGGACGCCACGGCATGACCGGATTCCTGTTGGGCAGCGAAACACAGCGCGTGCTGGCCCGCACGCGGTTGCCGGTGCTGGTATACCGCTAG
- a CDS encoding 2Fe-2S iron-sulfur cluster-binding protein has product MAYRVHILETEEAFEVEAGESVLEGAQRSAVKLPHECTFGGCGTCRIKLASGAVRYDEFPMALTPEEAEQGYALACQARPTGDLCISVASSRQAFPEPRRIPATIHRIQPYCDDVIHLTLALPGEGLDYVPGQYMNVVLPDGATRSFSMASAPAGNLIDFHIRRIPGGRCTDQWLGQAGTGAPVEIEAPLGVFSYHEEDWRPLIMMATGTGIAPIKAILESLLDNEDCPPVTLYWGMRTEADLYLRDEIARWADRLYEFNFVPVLSRAGQEWTGRRGYVQHAVLEDHQDLSEHAFYLCGAPDMIRQAKQLLAERGASLDHMYADSFTFQHELAAA; this is encoded by the coding sequence TCGAGGTCGAAGCGGGCGAATCCGTGCTGGAAGGCGCGCAGCGGTCGGCGGTGAAGCTGCCGCACGAATGCACCTTCGGCGGCTGCGGCACCTGCCGCATCAAGCTCGCGTCCGGCGCCGTGCGCTACGACGAGTTCCCCATGGCGCTCACCCCCGAAGAGGCCGAACAGGGCTACGCGCTGGCGTGCCAGGCTCGCCCGACGGGCGATCTGTGCATCAGCGTCGCCAGCAGCCGGCAGGCGTTCCCCGAGCCGCGCCGCATCCCCGCGACGATCCATCGCATCCAGCCCTATTGCGACGACGTCATCCATCTGACGCTGGCCCTGCCCGGCGAAGGCCTGGACTACGTGCCGGGCCAGTACATGAACGTCGTGCTCCCGGACGGCGCGACGCGCAGCTTCTCCATGGCCTCGGCGCCCGCCGGCAACCTGATCGACTTCCACATCCGGCGCATTCCGGGCGGGCGCTGCACGGACCAGTGGCTGGGACAGGCGGGCACGGGCGCGCCGGTGGAAATCGAAGCGCCGCTGGGCGTTTTCAGCTATCACGAGGAAGATTGGCGCCCGCTCATCATGATGGCCACCGGCACCGGCATCGCGCCGATCAAGGCCATCCTCGAATCCCTGCTGGACAACGAGGACTGCCCGCCCGTCACCCTGTATTGGGGCATGCGCACCGAAGCCGATCTGTACCTGCGCGACGAGATCGCGCGCTGGGCCGACCGCCTGTATGAATTCAATTTCGTGCCGGTGCTGTCGCGCGCGGGCCAGGAGTGGACGGGACGGCGCGGCTACGTGCAGCACGCCGTTCTGGAAGATCACCAGGACCTGTCCGAGCATGCCTTCTACCTGTGCGGCGCGCCCGACATGATCCGGCAGGCCAAGCAACTGCTGGCCGAGCGCGGCGCCAGCCTGGACCACATGTATGCGGACAGCTTCACCTTCCAGCACGAACTGGCGGCGGCCTGA